The Juglans microcarpa x Juglans regia isolate MS1-56 chromosome 8S, Jm3101_v1.0, whole genome shotgun sequence genome has a window encoding:
- the LOC121244748 gene encoding LOW QUALITY PROTEIN: probable leucine-rich repeat receptor-like protein kinase At1g35710 (The sequence of the model RefSeq protein was modified relative to this genomic sequence to represent the inferred CDS: inserted 1 base in 1 codon) gives MTLNKSILDLNSTLQDPIIHAVQIKIKDSTLNNFHSLPSLDLSFNLLSGPIPASIGQVRNLTYVDLSNNQLSGQLPISLFNLANLLDLSLTNNQLTGYIPDQIGELKSLTSFSLNANLFTGHIPVIISRLHNLWHLNLSRNALSGPLPETLGMGIPSLLSIDLSYNNLSLGEVPDWIRSRQLSDVRLAGCKLRGTLPRFTKPDSLSSIELSDNFFMVGLSSFLAKFSNLQKVKLSNNQLRSDLSEIRLPGGPYLHSNQLTGSISRILNNKTSSFLEVIDASSNHITGSIPELKEGLNLKVLNVASNRISSHLPSSISNLTKLETFDVSRNQINGAIPTGLGLLLKLQWLDLSINGLSGRIPNSLLGIESLRNANFRANSLDCGEIPXRPYNIFPAAAYSHNLCLCGKPLPPCRTMKQVSNEI, from the exons ATGACCTTAAACAAATCGATCTTGGACTTGAACAGTACTCTCCAAGATCCAATCATCCATGCAGTTCAGATAAAAATTAAGGACT CCACTCTCAATAACTTCCATTCCCTGCCGTCTTTGGACCTCAGCTTCAATTTGTTATCTGGGCCAATCCCAGCTTCTATTGGGCAAGTCCGGAACCTAACCTATGTCGACCTATCCAATAACCAATTATCAGGGCAATTACCCATTTCCTTGTTCAACTTGGCCAATCTATTGGACTTGTCCTTGACCAACAACCAACTCACAGGATATATTCCAGACCAGATAGGGGAGTTAAAATCCCTTACCAGTTTTTCATTGAATGCTAATCTGTTTACGGGTCATATTCCAGTCATCATTTCAAGATTACACAACCTTTGGCACCTTAATTTATCTCGAAATGCACTCTCGGGTCCTTTGCCAGAAACCCTCGGTATGGGCATTCCTTCTTTGTTGTCTATAGACCTGTCTTACAACAATCTCAGTTTAGGAGAAGTTCCCGATTGGATCAGAAGCAGACAACTTTCAGATGTCCGCCTAGCTGGATGCAAACTGAGAGGAACACTTCCACGCTTCACAAAACCTGATTCACTCAGCTCTATCGAACTATCTGACAACTTTTTTATGGTTGGGCTCTCCAGTTTCCTtgcaaaattctcaaatttgcAAAAGGTCAAGCTCTCAAACAACCAATTGAGGTCAGATCTTTCAGAAATCAGATTGCCAGGCGGGCCCTATCTTCACTCAAATCAGCTTACTGGGTCTATCTCAAGGATCTTGAATAACAAAACGAGCAGCTTTTTAGAGGTCATAGATGCATCGAGTAATCACATTACAGGCAGCATTCCTGAATTGAAGGAAGGCTTGAACTTGAAAGTGCTCAACGTTGCTAGCAACAGGATTTCAAGCCACCTACCCAGTTCAATTTCAAACCTGACTAAACTTGAAACGTTTGATGTTTCAAGGAACCAGATTAACGGCGCCATCCCTACAGGTTTAGGCCTATTGCTAAAACTTCAATGGCTTGACCTGTCCATCAATGGACTCTCAGGAAGAATCCCGAATAGCTTGTTGGGTATTGAAAGCCTAAGAAATGCAAACTTCAGAGCAAACAGTCTGGATTGTGGAGAGATAC CAAGGCCATATAATATCTTCCCCGCAGCTGCCTATTCCCACAATTTGTGCTTGTGTGGCAAACCTCTGCCACCTTGTAGGACAATGAAACAAGTGTCCAATGAGATATAG
- the LOC121243854 gene encoding high mobility group B protein 7-like, whose translation MATTGGVKGRKRVEASSEPQTAASLLRAKDGSAFARCEECNKNVPVALISMHSCSLEAKIKLNLEAQLVEMSTESKKKPADRKKLGTTGPKAKKAKTEKKVKKGKDPSMPKRPPTAFFLFMDDFRKAYKEAHPDSKDVKVVAKEGGEKWRNLTEEEKKVYQDKASDLKMEYAKALESHNAEDEDGDRGSEKEVEGASDGE comes from the exons ATGGCTACTACTGGTGGAGTAAAGGGGAGGAAGAGAGTGGAGGCCTCTTCGGAGCCCCAGACTGCCGCTTCTCTCCTTCGCGCCAAAGATGGCAGCGCTTTTGCTCGATG tgaagagtgcaacaagaatgtTCCAGTGGCTCTCATAAGCATGCACAGTTGCAGCCTCGAAGCCAAAATCAAACTTAATCTCG AGGCTCAACTCGTGGAGATGTCCACTGAATCCAAAAAAAAGCCTGCAGACAG GAAGAAATTAGGTACAACAGGACCTAAGGCAAAGAAAGCAAAAACTgagaagaaggtgaagaagGGCAAGGATCCAAGCATGCCCAAGCGCCCTCCCACTGCCTTCTTTCTCTTCAt GGATGACTTTAGAAAGGCCTATAAGGAAGCACATCCCGATTCCAAGGACGTCAAAGTG GTTGCAAAGGAGGGTGGAGAGAAGTGGAGAAACTTGACTGAAGAA GAGAAGAAAGTTTATCAGGATAAAGCTTCTGATCTTAAGATGGAGTATGCAAAGGCCTTGGAGAGTCATAATGCTGAAGATGAAGAT GGTGATAGAGGTTCAGAGAAGGAAGTGGAGGGAGCATCTGATGGAGAGTAG